The Spirochaeta isovalerica genome includes a window with the following:
- the mmsB gene encoding multiple monosaccharide ABC transporter permease, whose amino-acid sequence MNQLTNYFKNNIRQNGMVLALVFIMVLFQILTGGILFRPMNVNNLVLQNAYVLILATGMLLAILTGNIDLSVGSVVAFVGAVSAVMMVNWGVPVWLTIISALIVGMAVGAFHGYFIAYMRIPAFIVTLAGMLIWRGLTMVILKGQTLSPFEKSFQAMSAGYLPGRDITIGGLNVISLLAGLVISLVFAAMVFKSRKNKAKYGFEVIPMWLELFKIAIVIIAINLLTFSLAAYNGIPIVLILLIGMIGIYTFITQRTIFGRHVYALGGNEKAAKLSGVKTKRVMFLVYTNMGLLSALAGLVVAGRLNAATPKAGTMFELDAIASCFIGGASASGGIGTVIGAIVGGLVMGVLNNGMSIMGVSVDWQQAIKGLVLLGAVFFDVVAKKKS is encoded by the coding sequence ATGAATCAGCTCACGAATTATTTCAAGAATAATATCCGGCAGAACGGTATGGTTCTCGCCCTTGTCTTTATAATGGTGTTATTCCAGATTTTGACGGGAGGGATTCTTTTCCGGCCTATGAATGTCAACAATCTGGTTTTGCAGAACGCCTACGTTCTCATTTTGGCTACAGGTATGCTGCTGGCCATTCTGACCGGGAATATCGATCTCTCTGTCGGTTCGGTTGTCGCCTTTGTCGGAGCTGTTTCGGCTGTTATGATGGTGAATTGGGGCGTTCCCGTATGGCTGACAATCATTTCCGCCCTTATCGTAGGAATGGCCGTCGGAGCCTTTCACGGTTATTTTATTGCCTATATGCGCATCCCCGCCTTTATCGTAACTCTAGCCGGTATGCTTATCTGGCGGGGGTTGACAATGGTTATTCTTAAAGGGCAGACCCTGTCTCCTTTTGAGAAGAGCTTTCAGGCCATGTCGGCCGGTTATCTTCCCGGCCGGGATATCACAATCGGCGGATTAAATGTCATTTCACTTCTGGCCGGTCTGGTTATTTCCCTGGTTTTTGCCGCTATGGTGTTTAAGTCCCGGAAAAACAAGGCAAAATACGGCTTTGAAGTTATCCCCATGTGGCTCGAATTGTTCAAAATTGCCATTGTAATCATAGCAATCAATCTTCTTACCTTCAGTCTTGCGGCCTACAATGGAATTCCCATAGTTCTGATCCTGCTTATCGGTATGATCGGCATCTATACTTTTATTACCCAGAGAACCATTTTCGGACGGCATGTCTATGCCCTGGGGGGAAATGAAAAAGCGGCGAAACTGTCGGGCGTCAAAACCAAACGGGTTATGTTTCTGGTTTACACGAATATGGGACTCTTATCAGCTCTGGCCGGTCTTGTCGTGGCAGGACGGCTTAATGCGGCGACTCCCAAAGCGGGAACCATGTTCGAACTCGATGCCATCGCTTCCTGTTTCATCGGGGGAGCTTCCGCTTCCGGCGGTATCGGCACGGTCATCGGCGCCATCGTCGGAGGCCTTGTAATGGGTGTTTTGAACAACGGTATGTCCATTATGGGTGTCAGCGTCGACTGGCAGCAGGCGATTAAGGGGCTGGTTCTTCTCGGAGCCGTTTTCTTTGATGTTGTAGCCAAGAAAAAAAGTTAA
- a CDS encoding MBL fold metallo-hydrolase yields the protein MDFVTDTIDGPDGKIALTFIGHGTLIIQYNDTTIHIDPWAALADYRALPDADLILITHEHQDHLDSEAIQAVVRKDTEIITTGICGGLLKDRFDSITTMGNGDTTNFKNIKIEAVPAYNFEKPYHPRGMGNGYILNCGKTRIYIAGDTENTEEMKALENINIAFLPMNLPYTMTPEQVADGATAFKPEILYPYHYGETDTDELVQLMKDTGIDVRIRPLS from the coding sequence ATGGATTTTGTTACAGATACAATAGACGGACCTGATGGAAAAATCGCTTTGACGTTCATCGGCCATGGAACACTGATTATTCAATACAACGACACAACCATTCATATCGACCCCTGGGCTGCTCTGGCTGATTACAGGGCCCTTCCCGATGCAGACCTCATATTGATAACCCATGAACATCAGGATCATCTGGACAGCGAAGCCATACAGGCCGTAGTCAGGAAAGATACGGAAATAATCACCACCGGAATCTGCGGCGGACTGCTGAAAGACAGATTCGATTCAATCACAACCATGGGTAATGGAGATACTACCAATTTCAAAAATATAAAGATAGAAGCTGTTCCGGCTTACAATTTTGAGAAACCCTACCATCCCCGGGGCATGGGAAACGGCTATATTCTGAACTGCGGAAAAACGAGAATATACATTGCCGGAGATACAGAAAACACGGAAGAGATGAAAGCGCTGGAAAACATAAATATAGCTTTCCTTCCCATGAACCTCCCCTATACCATGACGCCGGAGCAGGTGGCCGATGGGGCGACAGCTTTCAAACCTGAAATACTCTATCCTTATCACTATGGCGAGACTGATACTGACGAGCTTGTTCAACTTATGAAAGATACCGGAATAGATGTGAGAATCAGGCCCCTCAGCTGA
- a CDS encoding PAS domain-containing sensor histidine kinase gives MRERLRSILKDPAERIRVIAMLSISISIITIGIVLTVKNVVEGDQSINPLYIASVIVTVLFVVLLLFSYSKFLSSVFFISFTIVIAFQILTGDFYEYQTLYLAVLITGSYFFMEDRYAYAIILIALLSFVFLFLFKENPGDYSPDMFPISLFTLILISIYTSLNIWVHKLYIKELTRNRDDLEKEVNSRTEELKKAKEYAEFLFRKSPVAIYSIDSSKRIVDVNEMAELITGYKQDEIAGKTADILNPEKEDNNPLFSGKNLKENETVIVTGKGEKRIIERHRLEVKGSSDTDIRYIESFTDLTSMKQLEIFKEDMEGVMRHDLKTPLNSIIGFTRLLLQDESISRESRDYLRIISNSGKNMLNLINQSLILYKIESGTYEPAFQKVDVLSIIRDIMGELNLQALEKECTFVLHTDRKEFQLSSEHTLLYMIFSNLMKNALEASPRNDSITISVKSGEGYTVTIHNGGVIPHSIRNTFFEKYVTSSKKNGTGLGTYSARIAASVIGATLDFTTDETNGTNLNIHFPAML, from the coding sequence ATGAGAGAAAGATTGCGTTCCATTCTTAAGGATCCCGCCGAACGAATAAGAGTGATAGCTATGCTGTCCATCAGCATAAGCATTATCACTATAGGAATTGTCCTCACAGTAAAAAATGTTGTGGAAGGCGATCAATCAATCAATCCTCTCTATATCGCGTCGGTAATTGTAACAGTTCTTTTCGTTGTTCTCCTTCTGTTCTCCTACAGCAAATTCCTCTCATCCGTTTTTTTCATATCCTTCACCATTGTCATAGCTTTCCAGATCTTGACCGGCGATTTCTATGAATATCAGACACTTTACCTCGCGGTCCTGATAACCGGGTCCTATTTCTTTATGGAGGATCGGTATGCCTATGCCATTATTCTAATCGCTTTGCTGTCCTTTGTGTTTCTCTTCCTTTTCAAAGAAAACCCCGGGGATTACAGTCCCGACATGTTTCCCATTTCCCTCTTCACTCTGATTCTGATCTCCATATACACATCGCTCAATATATGGGTTCATAAACTCTATATAAAAGAATTGACCAGAAACAGGGACGATCTGGAAAAGGAAGTGAACTCCCGGACGGAAGAACTGAAAAAAGCCAAGGAATACGCGGAATTTCTTTTCAGAAAAAGCCCGGTCGCCATTTACTCAATTGACAGCAGTAAAAGAATCGTCGATGTCAATGAAATGGCTGAATTGATCACCGGCTACAAACAGGATGAAATAGCCGGAAAAACGGCAGACATACTAAATCCGGAGAAAGAAGACAACAACCCGTTGTTCAGCGGAAAAAACCTGAAAGAAAACGAAACCGTCATAGTGACAGGAAAGGGTGAAAAACGAATCATCGAACGCCACAGACTGGAAGTGAAAGGATCGTCCGATACAGATATCCGGTACATTGAGAGTTTTACAGATCTGACATCGATGAAGCAACTGGAAATATTCAAGGAAGATATGGAAGGGGTCATGCGTCATGATCTGAAAACTCCGCTGAACTCCATCATCGGGTTTACCCGTCTTCTGCTGCAAGATGAATCGATCAGCCGTGAAAGCCGGGATTACCTCCGGATAATATCGAATTCCGGAAAGAATATGCTCAACCTCATCAACCAGTCTCTGATTCTATATAAGATTGAATCGGGAACTTATGAGCCTGCCTTTCAAAAAGTGGATGTTCTTTCCATAATCAGGGACATTATGGGAGAGTTGAACCTTCAGGCTTTGGAGAAGGAATGCACTTTTGTATTACACACAGACAGGAAAGAGTTTCAACTGTCAAGCGAACACACCCTCCTCTATATGATCTTTTCCAATCTTATGAAAAACGCCCTCGAAGCATCACCGCGAAATGACTCTATTACCATTTCAGTCAAAAGCGGCGAAGGCTATACTGTAACAATTCACAATGGAGGCGTTATTCCCCACAGCATACGGAACACTTTCTTTGAGAAATACGTTACCAGCAGCAAGAAAAACGGAACAGGACTGGGGACGTACAGTGCGAGGATAGCCGCCTCTGTAATCGGCGCTACACTCGATTTTACTACGGATGAAACGAACGGCACCAATCTGAATATTCATTTTCCTGCAATGTTATAA
- a CDS encoding S66 family peptidase has protein sequence MLKPERLKKDDTIAVISPSWGGPGLYPYIFDKGLENLKEMGFRIKEYPTARMSADELHRNPELRAQDINKAFADREVKGIITSIGGDDSARVLRYLDTDIILNNPKLFMGYSDTTGYTSYLNQKGLVIFNGPAVMAGFSQLGSFPPEYRRYLEKFLFDEWSTLELPHFPSYSDGYLPWCEENAGKIIPPVTDEGMRWLQGEKKSSGTLWGGCIEVLEMLKGTEFWPEPSFWEGKILFFETSEDNPSVDYVRYWLRNYGVMGVYDKIEGLLFGRARDFSDKKKKELDETIISVVKGEFGREDLNIISNMSFGHTDPQIILPLGTVLQIDPAAEKLLLSESPFN, from the coding sequence ATGCTCAAACCTGAAAGACTGAAAAAAGACGACACCATAGCCGTCATATCTCCATCCTGGGGAGGACCTGGCCTCTATCCCTATATTTTTGATAAAGGTCTTGAAAACCTGAAAGAAATGGGTTTCCGCATAAAGGAATATCCTACCGCCAGAATGTCCGCCGACGAACTGCACAGGAACCCGGAACTGCGCGCGCAGGACATCAATAAAGCTTTTGCCGATAGAGAGGTGAAAGGTATTATCACATCCATCGGCGGGGATGATTCGGCAAGAGTTCTCCGGTACCTCGACACAGACATCATTCTAAACAATCCCAAACTGTTTATGGGTTATTCCGATACAACAGGTTATACATCCTATCTCAATCAGAAGGGGTTGGTCATATTCAACGGACCGGCGGTCATGGCGGGGTTTTCCCAACTGGGGTCTTTCCCTCCCGAATACCGCCGTTATCTGGAGAAATTTCTCTTCGATGAGTGGTCAACCCTCGAACTCCCCCATTTTCCCTCCTACTCCGACGGCTACCTGCCATGGTGCGAAGAGAATGCAGGAAAAATTATTCCTCCGGTAACCGATGAGGGTATGCGCTGGCTTCAGGGAGAAAAAAAATCTTCGGGAACTCTCTGGGGCGGATGCATCGAAGTGCTGGAAATGCTCAAAGGCACGGAATTCTGGCCCGAACCCTCTTTCTGGGAAGGGAAAATACTCTTTTTCGAGACATCGGAAGACAACCCGTCCGTGGACTATGTCCGGTACTGGCTCAGAAACTACGGCGTTATGGGTGTTTATGATAAAATCGAAGGCCTGTTGTTCGGCAGGGCCAGAGATTTTTCCGATAAAAAGAAAAAAGAACTGGATGAGACAATTATATCCGTCGTAAAGGGAGAGTTCGGCCGGGAGGACCTCAATATTATTTCGAATATGAGCTTCGGCCACACGGATCCTCAGATCATACTGCCTCTTGGAACGGTTCTCCAAATCGATCCGGCGGCGGAAAAACTGCTACTGTCTGAATCGCCTTTTAATTGA
- a CDS encoding xylulokinase produces MSKNPMEIIKSGQAMVGIELGSTRIKAVLIDDEKAPVAAGGYGWENSLVDGIWTYSMDEVETGLREAYRDLKRDVKDKYGVELKAVKAMGISAMMHGYLVFDKEDRLLVPFRTWRNNITGQASEELTELFHYPIPQRWSMAHLYQAMLNKEEHIPEIGILTTLSGYVHWKLTGRKVVGAGEASGMFSLDSKTLQFRGDLVEKFDRKAQEFNTGWKLLDILPEVLTAGEEAGTLTEAGALWLDPTGDLEPGAPLCPPEGDAGTGMVATNSITKRTGNVSAGTSTFAMIVLEEDLKDVHHEIDLVTTPDGSPVAMAHSNNCTSDFNAWVSVLADGARLMGAGFDTDTLYEKMMNKALEGAPDCGGLLSIGYLSGEHITGFTEGRPLFVRNPDSRFSLENFLRANLYSSICALKTGVDILTEREGVQVDEIRGHGGFFKTPVVGQRIMAAALNTPVSQLETAGEGGAWGIALLAAFMAEKKTGESLSEYLDKVFAGSMGTALKPDPEDVKGFNAYFERYHKGLAVERAAVESL; encoded by the coding sequence ATGAGCAAAAATCCTATGGAAATTATCAAATCCGGTCAGGCTATGGTCGGCATCGAGCTGGGATCGACGAGAATCAAAGCCGTTCTGATAGATGATGAAAAAGCGCCTGTTGCAGCAGGCGGGTACGGCTGGGAGAATTCTCTGGTCGACGGCATATGGACCTATTCCATGGATGAAGTGGAAACGGGTCTGAGAGAGGCGTACCGCGATCTGAAGAGAGATGTAAAAGACAAGTACGGCGTTGAGCTGAAAGCCGTAAAAGCCATGGGCATAAGCGCCATGATGCACGGATACCTTGTTTTTGATAAAGAGGACAGGCTTCTGGTTCCCTTCCGGACCTGGCGGAACAATATTACGGGACAGGCTTCAGAGGAACTGACCGAACTTTTCCATTACCCTATCCCCCAGAGATGGAGTATGGCCCACCTCTACCAGGCGATGCTCAATAAGGAAGAACACATTCCCGAAATAGGCATACTCACAACCCTTTCGGGTTATGTCCACTGGAAACTGACAGGACGCAAGGTTGTGGGTGCCGGGGAAGCGTCGGGAATGTTCTCCCTCGACAGTAAGACTCTTCAATTCCGCGGAGATCTTGTGGAAAAATTCGACAGAAAAGCACAGGAGTTCAATACGGGATGGAAACTTCTCGATATCCTCCCTGAAGTTCTGACCGCGGGTGAAGAAGCGGGAACCTTAACGGAAGCCGGAGCCCTGTGGCTCGACCCGACGGGAGATCTGGAACCGGGCGCGCCCCTCTGTCCTCCCGAAGGAGATGCGGGAACCGGCATGGTCGCCACAAACAGCATTACAAAAAGAACGGGAAATGTGTCGGCCGGAACGTCGACCTTTGCCATGATCGTCCTGGAAGAGGATCTGAAGGATGTCCACCACGAAATCGATCTGGTGACAACCCCCGACGGTTCGCCCGTGGCTATGGCCCATTCCAATAACTGCACCTCCGATTTCAATGCCTGGGTCTCGGTTCTCGCCGATGGAGCCAGACTTATGGGAGCCGGTTTCGATACCGACACCCTCTATGAAAAAATGATGAATAAAGCTCTGGAAGGGGCGCCGGATTGCGGCGGACTGCTGTCAATCGGTTATCTATCCGGAGAACACATTACGGGATTTACCGAAGGAAGACCCCTCTTTGTCCGCAACCCCGACAGCCGTTTTTCGCTGGAAAACTTCCTCAGGGCCAATCTCTACAGCTCTATCTGTGCCCTGAAGACGGGAGTGGATATTCTCACGGAACGGGAAGGCGTTCAGGTAGACGAAATCCGCGGACACGGCGGTTTCTTTAAAACACCGGTTGTCGGTCAGAGAATCATGGCCGCAGCGCTCAATACCCCCGTATCCCAACTGGAAACGGCAGGAGAAGGCGGTGCCTGGGGAATAGCCCTGCTGGCTGCTTTTATGGCAGAGAAAAAAACAGGAGAGAGCTTGTCGGAATACCTTGATAAAGTCTTTGCCGGTTCCATGGGAACAGCCCTGAAACCGGACCCCGAAGATGTAAAGGGCTTTAACGCCTACTTCGAGAGATACCACAAAGGACTGGCCGTGGAAAGGGCTGCGGTGGAAAGTCTTTAA
- a CDS encoding substrate-binding domain-containing protein, producing the protein MITIKEIAEQAGVSIGTVDRVIHDRGRVSEKTKSRILSIMEKEGYRRNIVASQLSNSRKTLLAVLIPHPHQNDSFWGMIGEGIREASEKLSYFKLDTRFYFFDRYSPDDYIKQLDSAIAASPSGLLIAPILAEETMKFRDSIPENCKVVFFNSDLPEFPRLSCIGQDSYESGRTAGKLMHILTGDKGSIAVIEVNLEDYHINTRALGFKDYMKEHTSMDISSYFLPPENKRDEFEITARQILKDHKDLTGLFVPNSSVHFFAERLPDNVKIIGFDQVEANTRQLKAGQIDFLINQQPWKQGELALENLIKCTILQEEIPYNIKLPIEILCRENINSYE; encoded by the coding sequence ATGATTACAATCAAGGAAATTGCAGAACAGGCCGGTGTTTCCATCGGCACGGTCGACAGGGTCATTCATGACAGAGGCCGGGTTTCAGAGAAGACGAAAAGCAGGATTCTCTCCATAATGGAAAAGGAAGGATACCGGCGGAATATCGTTGCCAGCCAGCTTTCCAACTCCCGCAAAACCCTTCTGGCCGTACTGATCCCCCATCCTCACCAGAACGACAGTTTCTGGGGAATGATCGGCGAAGGAATCCGTGAAGCCAGTGAAAAACTCAGCTATTTCAAGCTCGATACCCGCTTTTATTTTTTTGATCGTTATTCCCCCGATGATTATATAAAACAGCTTGATTCGGCCATAGCCGCCAGCCCTTCGGGACTTCTGATCGCCCCGATCCTGGCAGAGGAAACCATGAAATTCCGGGACAGCATACCGGAAAACTGCAAAGTGGTGTTTTTCAATTCCGATCTTCCCGAATTTCCCCGTCTTTCCTGTATCGGGCAGGATTCCTATGAAAGCGGAAGGACAGCTGGAAAGCTGATGCATATTCTGACAGGAGACAAGGGGTCCATTGCCGTAATAGAAGTAAACCTGGAAGATTATCATATCAATACAAGAGCTCTGGGATTCAAGGACTATATGAAAGAGCACACCTCCATGGATATCAGTTCCTACTTCCTTCCTCCGGAGAACAAAAGAGATGAATTCGAAATCACCGCGCGGCAGATTCTGAAGGATCACAAAGATCTGACCGGGCTTTTCGTACCCAATTCATCGGTTCACTTTTTCGCCGAGCGGTTGCCGGATAATGTAAAGATCATAGGTTTCGACCAGGTGGAAGCCAACACCCGTCAGCTGAAGGCCGGCCAGATCGATTTCCTTATAAATCAGCAGCCCTGGAAGCAGGGGGAACTGGCTCTTGAAAATTTGATAAAATGCACGATTCTGCAGGAAGAGATTCCCTATAATATAAAGCTCCCCATTGAAATCCTCTGCCGGGAGAATATCAATTCCTATGAGTAA